A window of Candidatus Izemoplasma sp. contains these coding sequences:
- a CDS encoding LacI family DNA-binding transcriptional regulator, with translation MKKTIYDIAEELGVAPSTVSKALNNSGGISERMKKRVVDYANKVRYFPNSNASKLKTKTSYTIGVIYSENLGIGLEHHYFSSILQAFKAYVERRGYEISFVITNLGNREMTYLEYCAQKNIDGVFIVTSTATNPNLKELIDSDVACITTDLYHDHLYTVISDNELGAKLAVDHFVDLNHTKIGHIRGSKFSIAGNERYEGYLDAMRRHGLNIDKRFIVTADYYSYESGYQAARKLMALNALPTAIFCASDQIALGAMKAFQEAGIRVPQDISIIGFDDIDFVKYLSPKLTTIRQDTKQIGETAAKKLLIMIDSDKELEEMQIKIPVKLIERESTIKQDK, from the coding sequence ATGAAAAAAACAATTTATGATATCGCAGAGGAATTGGGTGTCGCGCCCAGTACAGTGTCTAAAGCGTTAAATAATAGTGGTGGAATTAGTGAGCGGATGAAAAAGCGTGTGGTGGATTATGCAAATAAAGTAAGGTATTTTCCGAACAGTAACGCATCTAAATTGAAAACAAAAACCTCATATACTATTGGCGTGATTTATTCTGAAAACTTAGGGATTGGGCTTGAACACCATTATTTCTCAAGTATTCTACAAGCGTTTAAAGCATACGTAGAAAGAAGAGGTTATGAAATTTCATTTGTCATCACCAATCTTGGTAATAGAGAGATGACCTATTTAGAATATTGCGCACAAAAGAATATTGATGGCGTGTTTATTGTAACAAGTACCGCGACGAATCCCAATTTGAAAGAATTGATTGACTCCGATGTAGCCTGTATCACAACAGATTTGTATCACGACCATTTATATACGGTTATTAGTGATAATGAGTTGGGGGCTAAACTTGCTGTTGACCATTTTGTTGACTTGAATCATACTAAAATTGGTCATATCCGAGGAAGTAAATTCTCTATCGCAGGTAATGAGCGATATGAAGGATATCTTGATGCGATGCGTAGGCATGGCTTAAATATTGATAAGCGCTTCATTGTAACAGCGGATTATTATTCCTATGAATCGGGGTATCAAGCAGCCAGAAAATTAATGGCTTTAAACGCATTGCCTACAGCTATATTCTGTGCTAGTGACCAGATTGCATTAGGTGCTATGAAAGCTTTTCAAGAAGCGGGAATAAGAGTCCCACAAGATATCAGTATTATCGGCTTTGATGATATCGATTTTGTAAAGTATCTGTCACCAAAACTAACAACTATTAGGCAAGATACCAAGCAAATTGGAGAAACTGCTGCTAAAAAACTCCTAATAATGATTGATTCCGATAAAGAATTGGAAGAAATGCAGATAAAAATACCCGTTAAATTGATTGAAAGAGAATCGACAATAAAACAAGACAAATAA
- a CDS encoding ABC transporter ATP-binding protein, with protein sequence MKTVIDFKNLTKYYGDVCGCKDIDFSVKEGEIFGFIGPNGAGKSTTLRTMLGLLFPTSGSVDIFGKDAIEHGPELRKAIGYLPSEIFYYENMKVKDLLHYAASFYDGDYTSRIEELASLMELDLTRKISDLSFGNKKKVGIVQGLLHKPKLIILDEPTSGLDPLMQQKFFDLIKKENKEGATILFSSHILSEVQALCNRVGIIKNGEIIDIQDIQELKKETYKKITLMGNELPNNPYDLDGISNWEIIDHQVTFLFNGKVNQLLALLNDKALDDVLIENPTLEEIFMHYYE encoded by the coding sequence ATGAAAACTGTAATTGACTTTAAAAATCTCACAAAATACTATGGTGATGTCTGTGGCTGTAAAGACATTGATTTTTCTGTAAAAGAAGGCGAAATCTTTGGTTTTATTGGTCCTAACGGAGCAGGCAAAAGCACCACCTTAAGAACGATGTTAGGGCTTTTGTTCCCGACAAGTGGTAGTGTTGATATTTTTGGTAAAGATGCGATTGAACACGGTCCTGAATTACGCAAGGCTATTGGGTATCTACCCAGTGAGATATTTTATTATGAGAATATGAAAGTAAAAGATTTACTCCATTATGCGGCGAGTTTTTATGATGGTGATTATACATCCCGCATTGAAGAACTAGCTTCTTTAATGGAACTTGACTTGACAAGAAAAATAAGTGATTTAAGTTTTGGTAATAAGAAGAAAGTTGGTATTGTTCAAGGCTTATTGCATAAACCGAAGTTAATCATTTTAGATGAACCTACTAGTGGATTAGATCCCTTGATGCAACAAAAATTCTTTGATTTAATCAAGAAAGAAAATAAAGAAGGCGCAACAATCTTATTTTCATCACATATTTTAAGCGAGGTTCAAGCATTATGTAATCGTGTTGGTATTATTAAAAACGGAGAGATAATCGACATACAAGATATACAAGAACTTAAAAAAGAAACATATAAAAAAATTACTTTAATGGGTAACGAATTACCTAATAACCCCTATGATTTAGATGGTATTTCAAACTGGGAAATCATCGATCATCAGGTTACGTTTTTATTTAATGGGAAAGTGAATCAGCTGTTGGCTTTATTAAATGACAAAGCATTAGATGATGTATTAATAGAAAACCCTACGCTTGAAGAAATCTTCATGCATTACTATGAGTAG
- a CDS encoding ABC transporter permease subunit, giving the protein MNVLRFEVKKLWLFTLFWSIGLVFGLLLYMAFFPTMAADPSAMNAILENFPGEFLSFFGLDSALPFNTILGYYALTISFIMGAIAIHASYLGLSILSIEERELTADFLMTRPISRQSLFIQKLGAACFHLGVVYIVINISSILSVMLFRSGQSVDYTKLLTFTTSLLFFQLFFLSLGILVSLVIPKFDNVVSYAMGIGFGLFIISSFGDMLSIDIVSYFTAYGYFNPNEVLVNGLSIISMLLNTLWIVITIGIAFKLYLTRNIHTV; this is encoded by the coding sequence ATGAATGTCCTACGTTTTGAAGTAAAGAAATTATGGTTATTTACCCTTTTTTGGAGTATTGGATTAGTTTTTGGCCTGCTACTTTATATGGCTTTTTTCCCTACAATGGCCGCAGACCCAAGTGCAATGAATGCAATTCTCGAAAACTTCCCAGGAGAATTTCTTAGTTTCTTTGGGCTTGATTCTGCACTTCCCTTTAATACAATCCTTGGATACTATGCCTTAACGATAAGTTTTATTATGGGCGCAATCGCAATACATGCCAGTTATTTAGGATTATCTATATTGAGTATTGAAGAACGTGAGTTAACTGCTGATTTTTTGATGACACGACCAATATCACGTCAGTCATTATTTATCCAGAAATTAGGGGCGGCGTGTTTCCACCTTGGCGTTGTTTATATTGTAATAAATATAAGTTCAATCCTAAGTGTCATGTTGTTTCGCTCAGGTCAGTCAGTAGATTACACTAAATTACTAACCTTTACGACAAGTTTACTTTTTTTCCAACTCTTCTTCTTATCATTAGGTATACTAGTTAGTTTAGTTATCCCAAAATTTGATAATGTGGTTAGTTACGCAATGGGTATTGGTTTTGGCCTGTTTATTATATCTTCTTTTGGTGATATGCTGTCGATTGATATCGTATCCTATTTTACAGCATACGGATATTTCAATCCAAACGAGGTATTAGTAAATGGGCTATCGATTATATCAATGCTTTTAAATACGCTTTGGATTGTGATTACAATAGGCATTGCTTTTAAATTATATCTAACACGTAATATCCATACTGTTTAG
- a CDS encoding ABC transporter permease subunit, whose product MPLFIFEIKRRLKSLLIWYFALFIIMIVASVEFSVYQGDESIREAMVAFEPFFKALGVENLNFTTAIGFLAIFSIYIYLPLTIFSGLLGLTILSKEEHKKTSEFLLTLPLKRTTVLTQKLLSGVLLTVILNMLLHFTILAIFYQYNPTIELISFVFHMSLGVLIIQLIFFSIAFMLGIIVAREKVLNGVFLTLLISTFILNMLIGYLDNAYFLPYLTPFYYFRASLMVSGEFKISYMILSLLLIGLSLGYTYYYYPKKNITL is encoded by the coding sequence ATGCCACTTTTTATATTTGAAATTAAACGACGTTTAAAATCACTCTTAATATGGTATTTTGCGCTATTCATTATCATGATTGTTGCGAGCGTTGAATTTAGTGTTTATCAAGGAGACGAATCAATACGTGAGGCCATGGTTGCCTTTGAACCGTTTTTCAAAGCGCTTGGTGTTGAGAATTTAAACTTTACCACTGCAATAGGCTTCTTGGCCATTTTTAGTATATACATTTATCTTCCATTGACAATCTTTAGTGGGTTATTAGGCTTAACTATATTATCAAAAGAAGAACACAAAAAGACAAGTGAATTTTTATTGACATTACCATTAAAAAGAACTACTGTATTAACTCAAAAGTTATTATCTGGTGTTTTACTCACTGTCATACTAAATATGTTATTACATTTTACTATTCTAGCTATTTTTTACCAATATAACCCAACAATTGAATTGATTAGTTTTGTGTTTCATATGAGCCTAGGGGTTCTTATCATACAGCTAATCTTTTTCAGTATTGCATTCATGCTAGGTATTATTGTCGCCCGTGAAAAAGTACTCAATGGTGTCTTTTTAACGTTGCTCATTAGTACGTTTATTCTAAACATGTTGATTGGCTATCTTGATAATGCCTATTTTCTTCCTTACCTAACCCCTTTTTATTACTTTAGAGCAAGTCTAATGGTAAGTGGAGAGTTTAAAATCAGTTATATGATTCTGTCTTTACTACTGATCGGTTTATCCTTAGGATACACGTATTACTACTATCCCAAGAAAAATATTACACTGTAG
- a CDS encoding family 1 encapsulin nanocompartment shell protein yields the protein MDLFKQSLAPISAEAWAEINETASDAVKNNLTSRKALFVNGPLGLEKESISMGRLNVCKSEGKVEAGLYDVKPLIETRIYFKLDRWELDNIDRGAKDADLDALEDAAKEIALFEEKTIYYGNKDARIDGLVDLAEHKFDMKLDPEALFDAISEGVLALQDSFAEAPYTMIVGKKVYKALQKAHGGRLLIDLVKNLIGGDVVYSSVLEGALLVPFNHEDLELVVGQDYKVGFKSATDKEVELFIMNAFTTRISDEALIAYFKLKS from the coding sequence ATGGATTTATTTAAACAAAGTTTAGCTCCCATTTCTGCGGAAGCATGGGCAGAAATTAATGAAACTGCTAGTGATGCGGTGAAAAATAATTTAACATCACGTAAAGCATTGTTTGTCAATGGACCGTTAGGACTTGAAAAAGAAAGCATCTCAATGGGACGATTGAATGTATGCAAGTCAGAAGGTAAAGTAGAGGCAGGGCTTTATGACGTAAAACCGCTGATTGAAACCCGTATTTATTTCAAACTGGATCGTTGGGAATTAGATAACATTGATCGTGGCGCAAAAGATGCTGATTTAGATGCATTAGAAGACGCAGCTAAAGAAATTGCTTTATTTGAAGAAAAGACTATTTATTATGGGAATAAAGATGCTCGCATCGATGGATTAGTTGATTTAGCAGAACATAAATTTGATATGAAACTGGATCCAGAAGCCTTATTTGATGCTATTTCTGAAGGTGTATTAGCACTTCAAGATAGTTTTGCTGAAGCACCTTATACTATGATTGTTGGTAAAAAAGTGTATAAAGCATTACAAAAAGCACACGGCGGACGCCTATTAATAGATCTAGTGAAAAATCTTATTGGCGGTGACGTTGTTTATTCTTCTGTTTTAGAAGGTGCCTTACTTGTTCCGTTTAATCATGAAGATTTAGAACTTGTTGTTGGTCAAGACTACAAAGTAGGCTTCAAATCGGCAACGGATAAAGAAGTTGAGTTATTCATTATGAATGCTTTCACGACACGCATTTCCGATGAAGCACTCATTGCCTATTTTAAACTGAAATCATAA
- a CDS encoding encapsulin-associated ferritin-like protein — MDQYHEPYEVLDEKTRDLTRAFKSLIEEFEAVDWYNQRMAVTSDESLKSILKHNRDEELEHACMALEYLRRRIPELDTELRENLFKEGPIGHHEEGEEATEEKDLAVGSMKE; from the coding sequence TTGGATCAATATCATGAACCTTATGAGGTATTAGATGAAAAGACGCGTGATTTAACACGTGCATTCAAAAGTTTAATTGAGGAGTTTGAAGCTGTGGATTGGTATAACCAACGCATGGCAGTAACAAGCGACGAGTCGTTAAAGAGCATATTGAAACATAATCGTGATGAAGAGTTAGAGCATGCTTGTATGGCATTAGAATATCTTCGTCGAAGAATTCCTGAACTAGATACTGAATTAAGAGAAAACTTATTTAAAGAAGGACCAATCGGTCATCATGAAGAAGGTGAAGAAGCAACAGAAGAAAAAGATTTAGCCGTTGGTTCTATGAAAGAGTAG
- a CDS encoding glycerophosphodiester phosphodiesterase family protein, translating into MTKDMTWIKTGYFAHRGLYNDKDIPENSMAAFEEAIAHGYDIECDVRLTKDNRLVVFHDASLFRMTGKKAHVRTQTLSDIKRLTLLDTSERVRTLRDVLTSLPQDTSYLIELKPYRSARRLVNVFLKEIEGLKIRYAVHSFDPFVIYQFKKKVPNIIRGQIAETFPGKRGLMYFLLKHMAFNCISKPDFINYRFEDLPRKRLDRLKQKGIPILSFSARSEEDLTFVRNHYDNAVFEHFKPKKEYNE; encoded by the coding sequence ATGACAAAAGACATGACATGGATAAAAACTGGGTATTTTGCTCATCGCGGACTTTACAATGATAAAGATATTCCTGAGAATTCAATGGCCGCATTTGAAGAAGCAATCGCACATGGCTATGATATTGAGTGCGATGTCCGTTTAACCAAGGACAATCGATTGGTTGTTTTTCATGATGCATCATTATTTCGTATGACTGGTAAAAAAGCTCACGTCCGTACGCAAACATTGTCCGATATTAAGCGTCTAACACTACTTGATACAAGTGAACGGGTTCGTACATTAAGAGATGTTCTTACAAGCTTACCACAAGATACTTCTTATCTTATTGAACTTAAACCTTACCGTTCTGCTAGACGTCTTGTTAACGTATTTTTAAAAGAAATAGAGGGATTAAAAATCCGATATGCCGTACATTCATTTGATCCTTTTGTTATATATCAATTTAAGAAAAAAGTGCCTAACATCATTCGAGGACAAATTGCAGAAACATTTCCTGGTAAGAGAGGATTAATGTATTTTTTATTAAAGCATATGGCTTTTAATTGTATCTCAAAACCAGATTTTATTAATTATCGATTTGAAGATTTACCGCGTAAGCGGTTGGATCGGTTAAAACAAAAAGGTATACCCATTCTATCATTTTCTGCCCGAAGCGAAGAGGACTTAACGTTTGTAAGAAATCACTATGATAATGCTGTATTTGAGCATTTCAAACCAAAAAAAGAGTATAACGAATAA
- the rplQ gene encoding 50S ribosomal protein L17: protein MSGYRKLNRRSDQRKAMLRDLVTQLIIHERITTTATKAKELKRLADKMVTLGKKNTLASRRQAGQTVRPIDAGENKNALQKLFDDIAPRFADRDGGYTRIYKMGPRRGDSTEMAIIEFVD, encoded by the coding sequence ATGAGCGGATATCGAAAATTAAATCGTAGAAGTGATCAACGTAAAGCGATGCTTCGTGATTTAGTGACACAATTAATCATTCATGAACGCATCACAACAACTGCGACAAAAGCAAAAGAGTTAAAACGTCTAGCGGACAAAATGGTAACTCTTGGTAAGAAAAATACACTTGCATCACGCCGTCAAGCTGGTCAAACAGTAAGACCTATAGATGCTGGTGAAAATAAAAACGCACTACAAAAACTTTTTGATGATATCGCACCACGCTTCGCAGATCGCGATGGCGGATACACTCGCATTTATAAAATGGGACCTCGCCGTGGTGATTCAACAGAAATGGCAATCATTGAATTTGTTGACTAA
- a CDS encoding DNA-directed RNA polymerase subunit alpha, whose amino-acid sequence MKDLKFEKPNTSIELLDDDNTYGKFLITPLERGYGITLGNSMRRILLSSLPGAAIVNVEIDGVDHEYSSIDGVVEDVTSIVLNLKEVVLSIDNDDPDVEKRLEIYVDGPQVVTAKDIICDNEVKIINEDQHIATVSAGKFRMVMTARRGIGYVSADENKQFINRSMIGVIPIDSIYTPVTRVNYDVSPASSGDAGHDKLMLEIWTNGAVTPQQAIAVASKMMIEHLNVMVELSEKVKEEEFMVEREDEQNSQILEMQIEDLDLSVRSYNCLKRAGINTVEELTQKTEEDMMKVRNLGKKSLKEVKTKLDELNLSLARHT is encoded by the coding sequence TTGAAAGATTTAAAATTCGAGAAACCAAATACATCGATCGAATTACTTGATGACGATAATACCTATGGAAAGTTCCTAATTACCCCACTTGAACGAGGGTATGGAATTACATTAGGAAACTCAATGCGTCGTATTCTTTTATCTTCTTTACCAGGTGCTGCGATTGTTAATGTAGAAATTGATGGTGTTGACCATGAATATTCGAGCATTGACGGTGTGGTTGAAGATGTAACAAGTATCGTATTGAATTTAAAAGAAGTTGTACTAAGTATTGATAATGACGATCCAGATGTAGAAAAACGATTGGAAATCTATGTTGACGGACCTCAAGTAGTTACTGCAAAAGATATTATTTGCGATAATGAAGTGAAGATCATCAATGAAGATCAACATATCGCAACCGTAAGCGCTGGGAAATTCCGTATGGTCATGACCGCAAGACGTGGGATTGGTTACGTTAGCGCTGATGAAAACAAACAATTTATCAATCGAAGCATGATTGGGGTTATTCCAATCGATAGTATTTATACACCAGTTACACGCGTTAATTATGATGTTAGCCCTGCGTCTAGTGGGGATGCTGGACATGATAAATTAATGCTTGAAATCTGGACTAATGGCGCTGTAACACCTCAACAAGCAATCGCTGTTGCATCTAAAATGATGATTGAACACTTGAATGTTATGGTTGAATTAAGTGAAAAAGTTAAAGAAGAAGAGTTTATGGTTGAACGTGAAGACGAACAAAACTCTCAAATCTTAGAAATGCAAATTGAAGATTTAGACTTATCAGTACGGTCATATAATTGCTTAAAACGTGCGGGTATCAACACTGTTGAAGAGTTAACTCAGAAAACAGAAGAAGATATGATGAAAGTACGTAACTTAGGTAAAAAATCGCTTAAAGAAGTGAAGACTAAACTAGATGAATTGAATCTATCACTTGCAAGACATACATAG
- the rpsK gene encoding 30S ribosomal protein S11, with product MARKQVKKRVKKKRRVRKNIPSGVAHIHSTFNNTIITITDRDGNAIAWSSAGALGYKGSRKSTPFAAQLASEACAKAAMDHGVKRVEVSVKGPGPGREAAIRSLQTAGLDITAINDVTPIPHNGCRPPKRPHK from the coding sequence ATGGCACGTAAACAAGTTAAAAAAAGAGTTAAAAAGAAACGTCGTGTGAGAAAAAATATTCCTTCCGGAGTGGCACATATTCATTCGACTTTCAATAATACAATCATTACGATTACAGATCGAGATGGAAACGCAATTGCTTGGAGCAGTGCGGGTGCATTAGGATATAAAGGTAGTCGTAAATCAACACCATTTGCTGCACAGTTAGCATCAGAAGCATGCGCTAAAGCAGCTATGGATCACGGTGTAAAACGTGTTGAAGTTTCTGTTAAAGGTCCAGGTCCTGGACGTGAAGCAGCAATTCGTAGTTTACAAACTGCAGGATTAGACATTACTGCAATTAACGACGTTACACCAATTCCACACAACGGGTGTCGTCCACCAAAACGACCTCATAAATAA
- the rpsM gene encoding 30S ribosomal protein S13 yields the protein MARIAGVDIPRDKRIVISLTYVYGIGKSTAQDILAKADVNESTRTKDLTEDELSRIRSEVETVKVEGDLRREVNMNIKRLKEIGSYRGMRHRKGLPVRGQKTRNNARTSKGPKRTVANKKK from the coding sequence ATGGCACGTATAGCAGGTGTTGATATCCCACGCGATAAGCGTATTGTTATTTCGTTAACATATGTTTATGGAATCGGAAAGTCAACTGCACAAGATATTTTAGCAAAAGCAGATGTAAATGAAAGTACAAGAACAAAAGATTTAACAGAAGACGAATTATCTCGTATTCGTAGTGAAGTCGAAACTGTAAAGGTTGAAGGTGACTTACGAAGAGAAGTTAATATGAATATTAAACGTTTAAAAGAAATTGGAAGTTATCGAGGAATGCGTCATCGTAAAGGGCTTCCTGTACGCGGACAAAAGACACGCAATAACGCACGGACAAGTAAAGGTCCAAAACGTACAGTAGCGAACAAGAAAAAATAA
- the rpmJ gene encoding 50S ribosomal protein L36 yields MKVRPSVKKMCDKCKIIKRKGKVMVICENPKHKQRQG; encoded by the coding sequence ATGAAAGTAAGACCAAGTGTAAAAAAAATGTGCGATAAATGTAAAATAATCAAGCGTAAAGGTAAAGTTATGGTTATTTGTGAAAATCCAAAGCACAAACAAAGACAAGGTTAA
- the infA gene encoding translation initiation factor IF-1 translates to MAKEEKIEFEGTVVEALPNTEFLVELENGHKVKAHVSGKIRMYYIRILPGDKVTVEMSPYDLTRGRITYRHKKRN, encoded by the coding sequence ATGGCTAAAGAAGAAAAAATTGAGTTTGAAGGTACTGTTGTCGAGGCATTACCAAATACAGAATTTTTGGTTGAGTTAGAGAACGGTCATAAAGTAAAAGCACACGTTTCTGGTAAAATCCGTATGTATTACATTCGCATTCTACCAGGCGACAAAGTCACGGTGGAAATGTCTCCGTACGATTTAACACGTGGGCGAATTACTTACCGTCATAAAAAGAGAAATTAG
- the map gene encoding type I methionyl aminopeptidase has protein sequence MVTIKSPREIDIMREAGKIVALAHEAVSKMIQPGISTLEIDQVVEQVVRDHGATPSFKGYGGFPGSACTSVNEQVVHGIPNKQVILQEGDIISVDIGAYYKGYHGDSAWTYAVGDISDEAKRLMDVTKASLFKGLEQAKAGNRLSDISHAIQTYAERHGYSVVREFVGHGLGKELHEDPQIPNFGLPGKGTLLKPGMTFAIEPMINMGRKEVKVLKDNWTAVTIDGSLSAHYEHSIVITEDKPILLTTV, from the coding sequence ATGGTTACGATTAAATCACCGCGTGAAATAGATATTATGAGAGAAGCTGGTAAAATTGTTGCGCTTGCCCATGAAGCGGTGAGTAAAATGATTCAACCAGGGATATCTACATTAGAGATAGATCAAGTGGTAGAACAGGTAGTTCGTGACCATGGTGCAACCCCATCCTTTAAAGGATATGGTGGGTTTCCGGGTAGTGCTTGTACAAGTGTTAACGAACAAGTGGTACATGGTATTCCAAATAAGCAAGTCATCCTTCAAGAAGGTGACATCATCAGTGTCGATATTGGTGCGTATTACAAAGGATATCACGGAGATAGTGCTTGGACATATGCAGTTGGTGACATTAGTGATGAGGCAAAACGTCTCATGGACGTAACAAAAGCATCATTATTTAAAGGATTAGAACAGGCTAAAGCAGGCAATCGATTATCAGATATCTCACATGCGATTCAAACATATGCTGAGAGACATGGATATAGTGTTGTGCGAGAATTTGTAGGACATGGACTCGGTAAAGAGTTACATGAAGATCCTCAAATACCAAACTTTGGACTTCCTGGCAAAGGAACCTTATTAAAACCAGGTATGACATTTGCGATAGAACCAATGATTAACATGGGTCGTAAAGAGGTTAAAGTACTAAAAGATAATTGGACTGCGGTTACAATAGATGGATCACTTAGTGCTCATTATGAGCATTCGATTGTGATTACCGAGGATAAACCTATTCTTTTAACAACGGTTTAA
- a CDS encoding adenylate kinase, protein MFSLKILVMGPPGAGKGSQSKLIKEKYDMPSISTGQMFRDAYNAGDSVGIEAMKYIKNGNLVSDDITNQVVRKRLEKEDAKSSFILDGYPRTVNQAVALDQMLDKMDTQLDAVINILSSHDVLFERMEHRRVCRNCGETYHLKFKPPKTPGVCDECGGELYQRQDDSHESVQNRLEIYETKTKPLLDYYEEKGILYHVNGMQAFDQVTEDIMMVLEDL, encoded by the coding sequence GTGTTTTCTCTGAAGATACTAGTAATGGGTCCTCCAGGTGCTGGGAAAGGTAGCCAATCAAAATTAATTAAAGAGAAGTATGATATGCCTAGTATCTCAACAGGACAGATGTTCAGAGATGCCTACAATGCTGGCGATTCCGTTGGTATTGAAGCAATGAAGTACATTAAGAATGGCAATTTAGTAAGTGATGACATCACCAACCAAGTTGTTCGTAAACGTCTCGAAAAAGAAGATGCAAAAAGTAGTTTTATACTAGATGGTTATCCACGGACAGTTAATCAAGCCGTTGCGCTAGATCAGATGTTAGATAAAATGGATACACAGCTTGATGCTGTAATCAATATTTTATCGAGTCATGATGTGTTATTTGAACGCATGGAGCATCGTCGTGTCTGTCGTAATTGTGGAGAAACCTATCACTTAAAGTTTAAACCACCGAAGACACCTGGTGTCTGTGATGAATGTGGTGGCGAACTTTACCAACGTCAAGATGATTCCCACGAATCAGTGCAAAATCGCCTTGAAATATATGAAACAAAAACAAAGCCATTACTTGATTACTATGAGGAAAAAGGTATCTTATACCATGTTAATGGTATGCAAGCCTTTGACCAAGTAACAGAAGATATTATGATGGTTTTGGAGGATTTATAA